A stretch of the Rhizomicrobium sp. genome encodes the following:
- a CDS encoding OsmC family protein, whose protein sequence is MSEPQSGSRLVARARAHQAEARYRTELRVGHHDLIADESVSAGGGDGGPSPFGFVLAGLGACTAITLRMYAERKGWPLTGLVVDLEYYRDDAAFRVERVLHIEGPLDETQRARLADIAERTPVTLALKAGTTINTRRG, encoded by the coding sequence CGCGCGCCCGCGCCCACCAGGCCGAGGCGCGCTATCGCACCGAACTGCGCGTCGGGCATCACGACCTCATCGCCGATGAATCCGTGTCGGCCGGCGGCGGCGATGGCGGCCCGTCGCCTTTCGGCTTCGTGCTGGCGGGGCTCGGCGCCTGCACCGCGATCACGCTGCGCATGTATGCCGAGCGCAAGGGCTGGCCGTTGACGGGGCTTGTCGTCGATCTCGAATATTATCGCGACGACGCGGCGTTCCGCGTCGAGCGCGTCCTGCACATCGAAGGCCCGCTCGACGAGACGCAGCGCGCCCGCCTCGCCGACATCGCCGAGCGCACGCCGGTGACGCTGGCGCTCAAGGCGGGCACCACGATCAACACGAGACGGGGCTGA